In the genome of Deltaproteobacteria bacterium, one region contains:
- a CDS encoding flagellar basal body P-ring protein FlgI, with product MQSAKCKVQNVESPWSWRGRWGSALLIAALMVSTAAQATRLKDISNFVGVRNNQLIGYGLVVGLDGTGDSASSDVMRRSLGEALAKMGVGADPAKFQVKNVAAIMVTATLPPFAKVGSAIDVLVSSIGDAKSLKGGTLLMTPIKGANQEVYAVAQGPLSVGGFEAEAASGGSTIQKNHQTVAKLTNGALVEKEVDFGLAGKAELEVALNQPDFTTAVRMAQKINEHLGSRVASAPDSGSVKIRVPGRYRGKISTLIAEVETLEIQPDVAAHIVVNERTGTVVMGENVRVSTVAVAHGNLSIQIDQNYQVSQPNALSQGQTVTTPQTDFTVTEEKDRKLVLVPEGVTIGDVVRALNAIGVTPRDLISVLQAIKAAGALQGELMLI from the coding sequence ATGCAAAGTGCAAAATGCAAAGTGCAAAATGTGGAGAGCCCGTGGTCGTGGCGCGGGCGATGGGGCTCCGCGTTGCTCATTGCAGCACTCATGGTGTCGACGGCGGCGCAGGCGACGCGGCTCAAGGACATTTCCAACTTTGTCGGCGTCCGGAATAATCAGCTGATCGGTTATGGCCTCGTCGTGGGGCTGGATGGTACCGGCGATAGCGCCAGTTCAGATGTGATGCGACGATCATTGGGCGAGGCGTTGGCCAAGATGGGCGTTGGAGCCGATCCAGCAAAATTTCAGGTGAAGAATGTTGCGGCCATCATGGTGACGGCGACGCTACCGCCATTCGCCAAAGTCGGTTCGGCGATCGACGTGCTCGTCTCGTCGATCGGTGATGCGAAGAGTCTCAAGGGGGGGACCTTGCTGATGACGCCGATCAAGGGAGCGAATCAAGAGGTCTACGCCGTCGCGCAGGGTCCGCTGTCGGTCGGCGGTTTTGAGGCCGAGGCGGCGAGTGGCGGTTCGACGATCCAGAAAAATCATCAGACCGTCGCGAAGCTCACCAATGGGGCGTTAGTGGAAAAAGAGGTCGATTTTGGGTTGGCGGGAAAGGCGGAATTAGAAGTGGCGCTCAATCAGCCCGATTTCACGACCGCGGTGCGGATGGCGCAAAAAATCAACGAGCATTTGGGCAGTCGTGTGGCCAGTGCGCCCGATTCCGGCTCGGTCAAGATTCGTGTTCCAGGTCGCTATCGGGGAAAAATTTCCACGCTGATTGCCGAAGTCGAGACATTGGAAATTCAGCCCGATGTTGCGGCGCATATCGTCGTGAATGAGCGAACCGGAACCGTTGTGATGGGGGAGAATGTGCGCGTCTCGACGGTCGCAGTCGCCCATGGCAATTTGAGTATCCAGATCGATCAGAATTACCAAGTCTCGCAGCCGAATGCGCTTTCGCAGGGGCAGACAGTGACGACGCCACAGACCGATTTTACGGTGACAGAAGAGAAAGATCGCAAATTAGTCTTGGTCCCGGAAGGGGTGACGATCGGCGACGTCGTACGCGCATTGAATGCGATTGGCGTGACGCCGCGCGATTTGATTTCCGTGTTGCAAGCGATCAAGGCCGCCGGGGCGCTGCAAGGGGAGTTGATGCTGATTTAG
- a CDS encoding peptidoglycan DD-metalloendopeptidase family protein — MVKAARDFEAFFLGFVYERAYESIPKSELMGGGMADSMYHALFMQEVTAQGVKSGEGVGLAKMLMKQWDRHPGGFSPPQTPPGVLPTMPSGRGVVQFVPPVATPLEVTSPFGTRKDPITGRLEQHDGIDLAMAPGTPVRATAAGEVVYSGPRGGYGNVVVLQHPQGYETWYAHAQRTTVPVGKQVQAGEVVAFSGNTGRSTGPHLHFEVRKGGIPIDPKSYGTIDAKI; from the coding sequence GTGGTCAAAGCCGCGCGCGACTTCGAGGCCTTTTTCCTCGGGTTTGTGTACGAGCGGGCGTACGAGTCGATTCCGAAGTCTGAATTGATGGGCGGTGGCATGGCGGACAGCATGTACCACGCGCTCTTCATGCAAGAAGTGACTGCGCAGGGCGTGAAAAGCGGCGAAGGAGTGGGGCTTGCAAAAATGCTGATGAAACAGTGGGATCGGCACCCCGGTGGGTTCTCCCCCCCCCAAACCCCACCGGGGGTGCTGCCCACTATGCCTTCCGGCCGGGGTGTCGTGCAGTTTGTCCCCCCGGTCGCCACGCCATTGGAGGTAACCTCGCCGTTTGGAACTCGAAAAGATCCGATCACCGGGCGGTTAGAGCAACACGATGGCATTGATCTGGCGATGGCGCCCGGGACCCCAGTGCGGGCCACGGCCGCGGGAGAGGTGGTATATAGCGGGCCGCGCGGAGGATATGGCAATGTGGTCGTGCTCCAGCACCCGCAGGGCTACGAAACTTGGTACGCACATGCCCAACGCACGACCGTTCCGGTTGGGAAGCAAGTGCAAGCGGGTGAAGTGGTCGCATTTTCAGGGAATACGGGGCGTTCAACCGGTCCCCATCTCCATTTTGAGGTGCGGAAGGGTGGAATTCCAATAGATCCAAAGAGTTATGGAACCATTGATGCGAAAATTTAA
- the flgM gene encoding flagellar biosynthesis anti-sigma factor FlgM, which produces MKIENPLLSDLNSIQKTSGSAEGRRKAERRAAGGGEDRVELSNAGEQLSGLRAALVDASDVRMEKVERIKAEVEAGRYHPDAGQIADAMVRDALQYSKWGLT; this is translated from the coding sequence ATGAAAATTGAGAATCCATTATTATCCGACCTTAATAGCATCCAAAAGACCTCTGGGTCAGCGGAAGGGCGGCGGAAGGCGGAGCGACGGGCGGCTGGTGGTGGCGAAGATCGCGTCGAGCTGTCGAATGCAGGGGAGCAACTCTCCGGTCTCCGGGCGGCCTTAGTGGACGCCTCCGATGTCCGGATGGAAAAGGTGGAACGAATCAAGGCCGAAGTCGAAGCGGGACGGTATCATCCGGATGCCGGCCAGATCGCTGACGCCATGGTGCGCGACGCCTTACAATATAGTAAATGGGGACTCACATGA